The sequence below is a genomic window from Eubalaena glacialis isolate mEubGla1 chromosome 13, mEubGla1.1.hap2.+ XY, whole genome shotgun sequence.
CCAGCTCTTTGATGCTCTTGTTCTGGCGTTTCTGCCGTCCCAGTCTCATTCTCCCTGGCGGGGGCCACCTCCTAAGTAAACCACCTACAACATCGCAGGCTGTGCTTTCAGGGGAACCCAACCAAGATGCACATCCAACAAGCCAGGTGCCGTGGGAGCCCCTCAGTATGTTACCTCTCTCAACAGGTCTATGGGGTGCACAAAGCCTTAcatctaggaagtggcagaggcaggatccCAACCCAGACGTCTGACTCCAGGGCCCAAATTCATACACTCctggagacagagggaggggagggggctggagcatTGCCCCTCACCATCCCCTGCATCCATCTAGCACATGGGCTGCAAACTTAAACACTTCCAGGGAGCCAGGGACTTAATGTTGATATGTTATAGTGGCCGGGACAGGGAATGTGGTGAAGAGAAAGTGGATCCCCACCTAAAGGGCCACCACAACTCAGCGAAGGGTAAGAGACAGAGCCTTTCCAGCCAGCTTCACACGATTGCTGCCAGGTGGGAATGGCAGCCCAGCACTGCCAGATCCAACTTTGCAAAAAAGGCCAGAAACCTGGCTTTTTACATTACATTGGTTGACAGTGCTAAATAAGAATGCATCTCTGGGCCAGTTTCAGCACCGCGGTCAATGTCTGTAGGCTCTGATCTGCCAGGACCGTCCCCAGGACCACCGACCCCcagtggagaaaaaggagagcGCACTTTTGCGAAGAACAGCCTAACCCAGCGGGGCGGTGCCCACTTTACCTGCATTGTGTTCGTCCATCGAGAAAGCCTTGTTTTCCATGTAGGTCCGCGGCAGCTGCACGTCCTCCTCAAACGCCGTCTCCCGCATCCTCGGCTGCGACGTGTCGAAGTAGTTGGGTGTGTTCTCCTGCGGGGCGGGCAGGATGGTGCAGTGGATCTCCGGGATGGCATGGAAGATGACGAAGACCCAGCCACTGGCCACCAGCGTGATGGCCAAGGTGGGGTCTCCCCAGGCGTCTCCCTGCCGCAGCTCCGCATTGCCGAAGAGGTACATGGTCATCCAGGCCACCCAGATGAGCACGGAGAGGAAGGCCGTGACCAGGATGCAGACCCCGTTCTGCTTCCACTTCTTGAACTTGCCACACAGCGTGAAGAGGGCCAGCCCCAGGGTGGCCACGAGCAGTACCATGTCGTAGATGAGGGCCATCGCGAAGTCCATCGGCTCGTAGGCACAGGCCGGCTTCTCGTCACGCAGCACGGTCAGCACCAGCCACTCGATGGCGATGATGACCTGCACGAGCATCAGGCACAGGGCCACGCCCACCAGCTGCCAGCCCGACGGGCTCTTGCCGTGGCGCACCAGCCTCCGCACGCGCCACGCCTGGCTCAGCAGACAGGAGAAGCAGAGCGCGAAGAGGACGCCCCAGAGGAACCGGCGGACGGAGCAGATGGTCTCATCCTCCCGGATGATGAAGGCGAACGTCAGGCCAAAGAGGCCCAGGGTgcccaggaggaagaggaagtggaGGCCCACGGGGTCCTTCTTCTCCTTGTCCTTGATGAACGGCAGGCGCACCAGGAGGACGAGCGTCAGGAGCAGTGTGATCAGGGCGCCCGCCCCCGCCACCGCCTCCACCACGATGCCCCAGATGGTGTCCAGGTCGCACAGGGACACGTACTGAGGGAGAAGGTCCAGCCCGCAGCCCCGGGACGTGCTGGTGTTCTCAGAGGCCCCGGAGGCAATCACGAAGAGCAGGAGGAAAGCCAGCACCTGGTGGGTTCTCATCTTTCTCTCTGACACCGTGAACGTTCCAGAAGAGTTGGGGGGAAAAGACCAATTCATTGTAAGACTCCCACTCTCCTGACTTCTTTAAGAAGACCCACCTCACTTCGAACCCGCCAGCCCCCTTCTCCAGGCAGCACAGCCTggagaaggggcggggatttcggCCCCCATCTGCCCCCTAGTCCGGGCTCAGTGAACAGCCGTGAACCGTCAGTGCTAGTGGCTGGaggagaggatgggagggggaCTCACTTTCTCTGAATactctttcatattctttgaaTTTGAGGCCATGTCTGACCTCTTCAAACATCAGGGAATAAAATGGGACTTGAAGAGATGGTCATGGGCCGAGCGCTTGCTGGGAGAGGGGCACGCCGTACCCGTTTCAGTCTCTCAGCGCTAACAGCAGACATTTACCGATGACTCACCCTGGGCCAGGCACTCGACACATCCAGTCCTCACACCGGTGACGCAACAGTCTTGAGGAGGTTGGgacacctgcccaaggtcacaccactcAGCTCCTAGACGCATCCATCCCCTCTTAGAAGCTTCCCAGCGTTTCACATGTAGTGTGAACGGTCTTCCTGGGTTCCaccctttccctcctctcccctcgaACATCCCACCCCTCCCACAAATATCTGCTGAGAATCCATCCTCTAACTCCAGCCAGCCCACCTCCTCTGGGGATGCCTGCGGGACATCCCACCTCCGCCGGGGATGCCTGCGGGACATCCCACCTCCGCCGGGGATGCGTCCATGCCTCATGGAGTCCACACAGCAGCCGGGAGGTGGGCTTATTAACCCGTCTCATCTTCCCCTCCTGCTCCCTCTGCTTAGACCAGCCTCCGCACCCTGCTTTTATGGAAAGCTGCTCCTCCCCACACTGGTCTCAGCTCTAATGTCACCCACTCAgaccttggccaaggtcacacccccatcccctcccccagcgccTCTCATCTATTTCTTAGCTCTAATCATATCTGTCATCTTTTTGCCTGTTTACTTTGTTTCTCctgtcccttcctcctctcctcccttcctgcctttctTCACCACTAGCTACAGGATGACAGGGACactgtctgtcttgttcatcagCATaaaccagggtttctcagcctcggaCCTGATTCTTCCTTGTTTTGGgggttgtcctgtgcattgcaggatgtatGTGTAGCATCACTGACTTCTACCCACTAGGTGACTGaagcacaccccctcccccaattgTGACAACCTCCCAAGTTTTTAGACACTGccagtgtcccctgggggggAAATCACCAGGATGAGCACCGCTGGTCAAGTACTAGCATAAAAGCGTACTAGGTGCTTCCTAAATACTGAGTGAACGAGACTTCTCACCAGGACTCTCCTCTACCCACTGCCACCagctccttgcttttttttttttttaaaaagattgattgattgattgattgattgattgctatgttgggtcttcgtttctgtgccagggccctctctagttgcggcaagcgggggccactcttcatcgcggtgcgcgggcctctcatcatcgcggcctctcttgttgcggagcacaggctccagatgcgcaggctcagcaattgtggctcacgggcctagccgctccgcggcatatgggatcctcccagaccagggctcgaacccgtgtcccctgaattagcaggcagactctcaaccactgcgccaccagggaagcccccagctccTTGCTTTTGGAGGGAGCCTGGCCTTGGGAAAGCCATGCCTGCACAGCTCTGCAGGGATGTGTTTCCAGGCGTCTTAAGCCAGACTTACGGCCTTAGCTCCACCCACAGTGAGGCGGTAACCAGCCACCTCCCGGGCAGCTCAGCACATCCCTGGGGCTTTCTTAAGTAAATGCGGTATCGACcacctctctctctgctccttgaTGGGATACGGTGAGCAGCTCTGATCCTGCCTTGGCCGCAAGGCCATCAAATGGGATAAATTATTGATGCTGCAGAATGAGAAGGAGCCTGGTGCTATGTGGACCAGCTCCTTTGCCTATAGATGAAAGAAGGCAGACTGGGAACGGAGGGCGTCTGGCAAGAGATGCTCCTGAAACAAGCACCCCAGACACTGGCAATCAGGCCCATGGTCCTGCCACTATTCGGGG
It includes:
- the GPRC5B gene encoding G-protein coupled receptor family C group 5 member B, with product MRTHQVLAFLLLFVIASGASENTSTSRGCGLDLLPQYVSLCDLDTIWGIVVEAVAGAGALITLLLTLVLLVRLPFIKDKEKKDPVGLHFLFLLGTLGLFGLTFAFIIREDETICSVRRFLWGVLFALCFSCLLSQAWRVRRLVRHGKSPSGWQLVGVALCLMLVQVIIAIEWLVLTVLRDEKPACAYEPMDFAMALIYDMVLLVATLGLALFTLCGKFKKWKQNGVCILVTAFLSVLIWVAWMTMYLFGNAELRQGDAWGDPTLAITLVASGWVFVIFHAIPEIHCTILPAPQENTPNYFDTSQPRMRETAFEEDVQLPRTYMENKAFSMDEHNAALRTGFRNGSLGNRPSAPFRSNVYQPTEMAVVLNGGTIPTAPPSYTGRHLW